Proteins encoded within one genomic window of Marasmius oreades isolate 03SP1 chromosome 4, whole genome shotgun sequence:
- the NOP58 gene encoding Nucleolar protein 58 — protein MLVLYETAMGYCLFKMSDSAANMEESQLRNQFGTPELANKLLKLKALHRFTSTATAVEDMTALQEGKLGPGLKQFLSDEVVGKGKGKESLLVVDKHLGKSISKKLSITVKADRDYEELWRGIRCQLAALLDGLDPKDLATMSLGLGHSLSRFKIKFSPDKVDTMVVQAIALLDDLDKEINIYAMRVKEWYGWHFPEMAKIIVDNIAYAKVIKAMGGLYPSSQFLLSSLTYRLGFRTNASSTDLASVLPEDLEAVLKAAAEISMGTEISDSDMAHINSLCNQVISISAYRTQLSEYLRNRMIAIAPNLTALVGELVGARLISHAGSLMNLAKQPASTVQILGAEKALFRALKTKHDTPKYGLIYHASLIGQAPPKLKGKMARMVATKAALSIRVDALADADVKSEADAPSIGLAHRAKLESRLRALEYSEDAAGVRRFANVDKKQQQKFEMKGETKTYNTQADFVTTQRETPMETAVKVVKEVKDEKKRAKEEKKAKKKKAEKEASQDAMDVDGEDSKEKERKRKRRESEANGEPEGEEKSKETEEERKARKAAKKAAKAAAAANGEEQPKKKKKKSEA, from the exons ATGCTCGTCCTTTACGAGACCGCTATGGGCTATTGTCTATTTAAAATGTCGGATTCAGCCGCAAATATGGAAGAATCACAGTTGCGGAATCAGTTTGGTACTCCAGAATTAGCAAATAAact GTTGAAGTTAAAAGCTCTTCATCGGTTCACATCTACCGCTACCGCAGTCGAAGACATGACAGCTCTTCAAGAGGGGAAACTAGGACCTGGTTTGAAACAGTTCCTTTCGGATGAAGTCGTTGGAAAGGGCAAGGGGAAAGAGTCTTTACTGGTCGTGGATAAACACTTGG GGAAATCGATATCCAAGAAGCTTAGCATCACGGTCAAAGCTGACCGCGATTACGAAGAATTATGGAGAGGTATCCGGTGTCAATTGGCTGCTCTATTGGATGGACTTGATCCAAAAGATTTGGCTACCATGAGCTTGGGTCTCGGCCACTCGTTATCAAG ATTCAAAATCAAATTCTCACCGGACAAAGTTGATACAATGGTCGTGCAAGCAATAGCCCTGCTGGATGATCTGGACAAGGAAATCAATATCTACGCCATGAGAGTCAAG GAATGGTACGGCTGGCACTTCCCCGAAATGGCCAAAATAATCGTCGACAACATTGCATATGCGAAAGTCATCAAAGCAATGGGTGGGTTATACCCCTCCTCTCAgtttcttctctcttccCTCACATACCGATTAGGCTTCCGCACAAACGCATCCTCTACCGACCTCGCCTCTGTCCTCCCCGAAGACCTCGAAGCCGTCCTCAAAGCAGCCGCTGAAATATCCATGGGTACAGAGATTTCCGATTCTGATATGGCCCACATAAATTCTCTCTGCAATCAAGTCATCTCAATATCAGCGTACCGAACACAACTTTCAGAGTACCTTCGGAACCGTATGATCGCTATTGCCCCCAATCTCACCGCACTGGTTGGTGAACTTGTTGGTGCACGGCTTATCAGTCATGCGGGTAGCTTGATGAACCTGGCCAAACAACCAGCAAGTACAGTTCAGATTCTGGGAGCGGAGAAAGCGTTATTTAGAGCGTTAAAAACCAAACACGACACACCAAAATATGGGCTGATCTACCAT GCTTCTCTCATTGGACAAGCACCTCCCAAACTAAAAGGAAAA ATGGCAAGAATGGTTGCCACCAAAGCCGCTCTCTCAATACGTGTTGACGCTCTCGCCGACGCCGACGTAAAATCAGAGGCAGACGCGCCATCAATAGGTCTCGCACACCGGGCTAAACTTGAATCGCGACTACGCGCACTTGAATATTCTGAAGATGCGGCAGGTGTTAGAAGATTCGCTAACGTGGATAAGAAGCAACAGCAGAAGTTTGAGATGAAGGGAGAGACGAAGACGTATAACACTCAGGCTGACTTTGTTACAACGCAAAGGGAGACGCCGATGGAAACTGCCGTGAAGGTTGTAAAAGAGGTCaaggatgagaagaagagggcaaaggaagaaaagaaggcgaagaagaagaaggctgAAAAGGAGGCATCTCAGGACGCGATGGATGTTGATGGAGAAGATagtaaggagaaggagaggaagaggaagaggagggaaaGTGAAGCCAATGGAGAGCCCGAAGGGGAAGAGAAATCAAAG GAGACGGAAGAGGAACGGAAAGCACGGAAGGCTGCAAAAAAGGCCGCCaaggctgctgctgctgccaaCGGCGAAGAACaaccaaagaagaaaaagaagaaatcgGAAGCATAG
- the RFC4 gene encoding replication factor C subunit 4, protein MSSSRPNETSYELPWVEKYRPHVLDDVVGNSETIDRLKVIARDGNCPHIIISGMPGIGKTTSIHCLAHQLLGDAYKEGVLELNASDERGIDVVRNKIKSFAQKKVTLPPGRHKIVILDEADSMTAGAQQALRRTMEIFSNTTRFCLACNMSNKIIEPIQSRCAILRYAKLRDAEILKRLLEICELEKVSYNDDGLTALIFTSEGDMRQAINNLQSTHSGFGFVSGDNVFKVCDQPHPIIVQELVRYCMKGDVDKGMNKLNELWEQGYSAVDIVVTIFRVVKAFDELPEYTKLEFIKEVGFTHMRILEGVSTLLQLAGLVARLCKMSLKPELFKV, encoded by the exons ATGTCCTCCTCACGTCCGAACGAAACATCTTATGAGCTTCCCTGGGTCGAAAAGTATCGACCCCACGTTCTCGACGATGTAGTTGGTAATTCAGAAACCATTGACCGTCTAAAAGTCATTGCAAGAGACGGAAACTGTCCCCACATCATAATTTCG GGCATGCCCGGTATAGGCAAAACTACTAGTATACACTGTCTTGCACATCAACTGTTGGGAGATGCGTATAAAGAAGGGGTTTTAGAGTTGAACGCTTCAGATGAACG AGGAATTGACGTTGTTCGCAACAAAATAAAATCATTTGCGCAGAAGAAAGTCACTTTACCTCCTGGTCGACATAAGATTGTCATCCTCGATGAAGCAGACAG TATGACAGCAGGTGCTCAGCAAGCATTGCGACGTACCATGGAGATTTTTTCCAACACTACCCGCTTTTGCTTAGCATGTAACATGAGCAACAAAATTATCGAGCCTATACAAAGTCGCTGTGCCATTCTAAGATACGCAAAACTGAGGGATGCAGAGATCTTAAAGCGGTTGTTGGAGATCTGCGAGCTGGAGAAA GTTTCTTACAATGACGACGGATTAACAGCGCTCATCTTTACATCGGAAGGTGATATGCGTCAAGCCATTAACAATCTACAGTCCACGCACTCTGGTTTCGGTTTCGTATCTGGCGACAACGTCTTCAAAGTATGCGATCAGCCACATCCAATCATCGTACAAGAGCTCGTCAGGTATTGTATGAAAGGCGATGTCGATAAGGGCATGAATAAGCTCAACGAGCTTTGGGAACAGGGATATAGTGCCGTGGATATAGTGGTGACGATATTCAGAGTAGTCAAGGCTTTTGATGA GCTTCCGGAGTATACAAAGCTGGAGTTCATAAAG GAGGTTGGGTTCACCCACATGCGCATTTTGGAAGGCGTTAGCACGCTGCTTCAACTTGCTGGTCTTGTTGCTCGTTTGTGTAAAATG AGCCTCAAACCCGAGCTTTTCAAAGTTTGA
- a CDS encoding uncharacterized protein (BUSCO:EOG09262YQG), protein MSALNFARQVFNPEKPHSSITDWVDILTVSSIEEEAYDGIPELVESINLQGTTGPAEASRALRKKLKHGNPHQQYRSLVLLKALVENCDDRFHHTFADNQLIDAFRAIAADRNADKRVQKKLKLVLLSWQEQFKSEPSMRHVADLYLIIKDSRRELENALYVPPSKAETGDPKKKKEEAREKERERLRSEEDERKRKKAKTRRQPFNFEQEKPKVLASIAEASQASSNLVNAIILVNPEKESLLTNERVQDCLEIAKQARKAIVRYVQLVENEEVIGVLIETNDRIITALEMYDQAQAALQDKADTKDITSGLAGTRLGGSTGELTRLQDRQRAEVEKAKQTHTPPFEAHPDLQDLDFGASSSKLPPPLRPMNMGDRDDEQGVPGGGSLSDFSDYESSDEDMHNNRAWSRYENKQEYITVSDDSDDAKIGIRRRVEEENPFADPFADQVVVGPSKHL, encoded by the exons ATGTCTGCTCTCAATTTCGCCCGACAAGTTTTTAACCCTGAAAAGCCCCAC TCATCTATAACCGATTGGGTTGATATCCTCACTGTGAGCTCCATCGAAGAGGAGGCGTATGATGG GATACCAGAACTCGTCGAATCTATCAATCTTCAAGGAACTACTGG TCCAGCAGAAGCTTCAAGAGCACTACGAAAGAAACTCAAACATGGGAATCCACACCAACAGTATCGGTCTCTTGTG CTATTGAAAGCCCTCGTTGAGAATTGCGATGACAGGTTCCATC ACACCTTCGCCGACAACCAACTCATCGATGCTTTTCGAGCCATTGCCGCAGATCGCAACGCTGACAAAAGAGTACAGAAAAAGCTGAAGCTTGTGTTGCTGTCGTGGCAGGAACAGTTTAAATCTGAGCCTTCGATGCGGCATGTGGCCGATCTATATTTGATCATCAAGGATAGTCGAAGGGAGTTGGAGAATGCTCTTTATGTTCCTCCCAGCAAAGCAGAAACGGGAGAtccgaaaaagaagaaggaggaggcaAGGGAGAAGGAGCGGGAGAGGCTGCGgagtgaagaggatgagcgaAAGCGAAAGAAGGCGAAGACGAGGAGGCAGCCTTTCAATTTTGAGCAG GAGAAACCGAAGGTGCTTGCAAGCATCGCAGAGGCATCGCAGGCGTCAAGTAACCTTGTTAACGCGATCATA CTTGTCAATCCGGAGAAAGAAAGTTTATTAACAAATGAACGAGTTCAGGACTGTCTGGAAATTGCTAAACAGGCGAGGAAGGCTATCGTTCGCTACGTCCAG CTCGTCGAGAACGAAGAAGTGATCGGTGTCCTTATCGAAACCAACGACCGCATTATAACTGCGTTGGAAATGTACGATCAAGCTCAAGCTGCACTTCAGGACAAGGCGGACACCAAAGATATTACCTCGGGGTTAGCAGGCACGCGTTTGGGAGGATCGACAGGAGAGCTCACTAGGTTGCAAGATCGACAACGGGCGGAGGTAGAGAAGGCCAAGCAGACTCATACCCCACCGTTCGAGGCGCATCCGGATTTGCAGGATTTAGATTTCGGTGCTTCATCTAGCAAGCTTCCGCCACCCCTTCGACCAATGAATATGGGAGACCGTGATGACGAGCAAGGTGTTCCGGGTGGTGGATCCTTGTCAGACTTTAGCGACTACGAGTCGTCAGATGAGGATATGCATAACAATCGTGCATGGTCCAGGTACGAGAACAAACAGGAGTATATAACAGTGTCCGACGATTCAGATGATGCTAAAATTGGGATACGGAGACGTGTCGAAGAGGAAAACCCATTCGCAGACCCGTTTGCCGATCAAGTAGTAGTAGGGCCTTCAAAGCATTTGTGA
- the VRG4 gene encoding GDP-mannose transporter into the lumen of the Golgi — protein MASTSRKPSEDAAELKKAMATAASDTSTRHLQLSAVPPVLCYCLASILMTLVNKFVVSGAHFSMNFLLLCIQSSVCIACVVLVKKMGIISFRSFNWQDAKTWFPISFMLALVIYTGSKSLQFLSIPVYTIFKNLTIILIAYGEVVWFGGTVTSLTFVSFVLMVLSSVIAAWSDVTNALAETTPMMGSHRTLNSLQDITDVMYKLNIGYFWMFVNCLTSAAYVLTMRKRIKVTGFSDWDSMFYSNLLSIPVLAIFSFVVEDWGIENLNRNFPEETRKFLLFVIAFSGAAAVGISYTTAWCIRVTSSTTYSMVGALNKLPVAASGMLFFGDPVTTGSVSAVAVGFFAGVLYAVAKNNQKKVESRTQADAIIPLTSRKP, from the exons ATGGCGTCGACGAGTAGAAAACCATCAGAGGATGCTGCagaattgaagaaagcaATGGCCACTGCTGCGTCCGACACCAGTACTAGACACTTACAGCTATCTGCGG TTCCACCGGTACTTTGCTACTGTCTCGCCTCGATTCTGATGACACTTGTGAACAAG TTTGTAGTATCCGGCGCACATTTTTCAATGAACTTCTTGCTCTTATGCATTCAATCGAGCGTGTGTATAGCATGTGTCGTGCTTGTGAAGAAGATGGGCATTATATCGTTTAGATCATTCAACTGGCAAGACGCGAAGACATGGTTTCCTATAAGCTTCATGCTAGCGTTGGTGATATACACTGGCTCGAAAAGTTTG CAATTTCTCAGTATACCTGTATACACGATTTTCAAGAACCTAACTATTATCCTGATC GCTTATGGTGAAGTCGTTTGGTTTGGCGGAACAGTGACAAGCCTCACTTTTGTATCATTTGTCCTTATG GTTCTATCGTCTGTGATTGCGGCTTGGTCGGATGTAACCAATGCCTTAGCTGAAACGACCCCAATGATGGGGTCCCATAGAACGTTGAATTCTCTACAAGATATAACCGACGTAATGTATAAACTCAATATCGGGTACTTTTGGATGTTCGTCAACTGCTTGACTAGTGCCGCATAC GTTTTGACAATGCGAAAACGAATCAAAGTTACTGGATTTTCTGATTGGGATTCGATGTTCTACTCAAATCTTCTTTCTATCCCCGTTCTCGCAATTTTTTCTTTTGTGGTAGAGGACTGGGGTATTGAGAATTTGAACCGCAATTT TCCCGAAGAGACACGAAAGTTCTTGTTGTTTGTTATCGCCTTTTCTGGTGCTGCCGCTGTCGGTATCTCTTATACGACTGCGTGGTGTATTCGAGTGACGAGCAGTACAACCTACAG TATGGTTGGCGCACTAAACAAATTGCCTGTGGCAGCATCGGGTATGCTGTTTTTCGGTGACCCTGTTACGACTGGCTCCGTGTCCGCCGTCGCTGTTGGGTTCTTTGCTGGAGTGTTGTATGCAGTCGCGAAGAACAATCAGAAGAAAGTCGAGAGTCGGACACAGGCTGATGCTATCATACCTTTAACATCTCGGAAGCCGTAG
- a CDS encoding uncharacterized protein (BUSCO:EOG09260S3L), whose amino-acid sequence MSFFGFEETDLEKEKQQFLHGQLRSSDTDDLTVYTWGEESYDGLGDALEEGGDERNNETFGSTGTVGKDFDFSAATLSGSENLQPKPSQPYNDQPLKSYASRPSESQVTRPPAASHVSLESIWDDNSPFSLRMNGAGRTSSPSSGRVQSPSTLQQPIGHGMKQQPGTRTLQEIEAEMRAAAERTREHTLQRQLLQQQQHRREEEEYRRQQQQQQQEMELELLQRQRFLQQQQEQQLQLQRLQQQQILQQREQQHHRTPPPRMLPVSQSPRFLEHQRLLLLQQQQEQQELLRLQQLEEQLRIEDLERQMRAQQISHHGGSHLDHDRHPSGPTLADMEALQLLQQQQQREILRGSQSPTKHSAHDNGLYMQQPNIQLQQRLLSELANTEFLREMQGLSQADQEVLRAEAMRKILETEKMEEKRRRKAAKIAHMSRYNDIMTQSDKDFITRIQVSQLVTQDPYADDFYAQVYGAIMRSRMGLGSDDERVLKFGTSGGIGLGVPQRGANRRPNAMQRMQQQVERIVSNARRREEEKGLHSLHSLQGALGKTSGRSYKAAPRQLLQVDSNSSPTLSHAQTHGHISHQNDNSSGDDAAAEAAKLGREALGEQHNAETSDLVRKDPLSRKEVLVTLEALYDLVLQLEQLKRNQAPPEDEQATAEWQNEFKSVLDQTWVLLKVMVPLATSDPHPFISILSIAKGKKLLPRLTRHLDNQRMLTLLTLLIACFSQLDVIRNAPFLDNPEDTPDHSEVERQTQAFLSGVIQSILPIIAKGSLRLISGLLGLLLDRNDVVAIAKTRPGLALLTLLLTRVEVIKESLHNATNIEELPSPEDAEQWQLMFDHLFQLLTPHFPFLFPSSRTIDAAAGHIKPGMDAPDQPVWQFLAALALHAVTEQHQILVTLLRDKVLDNVVSAKKGWVADEEERHAKLANVDLFLHALGLDSSQIAM is encoded by the exons ATGTCGTTTTTTGGTTTCGAAGAAACAGATCTAGAAAAGGAGAAGCAACAATTTCTCCATGGACAACTTCGTTCTTCTGACACGGATGACCTAACTGTTTACACATGGGGTGAGGAGAGCTACGACGGTCTCGGCGATGCGTTGGAGGAGGGAGGCGACGAACGGAATAATGAAACCTTTGGTAGTACGGGTACCGTAG GCAAGGATTTCGACTTCTCCGCTGCTACATTGTCAGGCTCTGAAAATCTGCAGCCTAAGCCTTCTCAACCGTACAACGACCAACCTCTCAAGTCGTATGCAAGTCGACCTTCCGAATCTCAAGTGACTCGTCCAC CTGCCGCTTCGCATGTGTCACTGGAGTCTATCTGGGACGACAACTCTCCTTTCTCGTTGCGTATGAATGGCGCTGGTCGCacatcatcaccatcatctgGTCGCGTTCAATCGCCTTCTACGTTACAACAGCCGATAGGTCATGGTATGAAGCAACAACCTGGTACTCGAACCCTCCAAGAGATCGAAGCTGAGATGCGTGCTGCCGCTGAGAGGACTCGAGAACATACTCTACAGCGGCAACTTCtccaacagcagcagcacaggcgcgaagaagaggaatatCGTcgtcagcagcagcagcagcagcaagaGATGGAGCTGGAGCTACTTCAGAGGCAGAGGTTCTTACAACAACAGCAGGAGCAGCAATTGCAGCTGCAGCGCCTCCAGCAACAACAGATCCTTCAGCAAAGAGAACAGCAACACCACAGGACCCCCCCTCCTCGTATGCTTCCAGTATCTCAGTCCCCCCGGTTCCTCGAGCATCAGCGACTTCTTTTacttcaacaacaacaagaGCAGCAGGAACTTCTTCGCCTTCAACAGCTAGAGGAGCAGCTTCGTATTGAAGACTTAGAACGTCAAATGCGCGCTCAACAGATTTCTCATCACGGTGGTAGCCATTTGGATCACGATCGGCATCCTTCCGGACCAACACTAGCAGACATGGAGGCTCTTCAACTCCtgcaacagcaacaacaacgtGAAATCTTGAGGGGTTCCCAGTCTCCGACCAAGCATTCTGCGCATGACAACGGACTTTACATGCAACAGCCAAATATACAACTGCAACAGAGATTGTTATCCGAGCTGGCAAATACAGAGTTCCTTCGTGAAATGCAGGGCCTGTCGCAAGCTGATCAGGAAGTTTTGAGGGCCGAAGCCATGCGGAAGATTCTCGAAACCGAAAAGATGGAAGAAAAGAGACGAAGGAAAGCGGCTAAGATCGCACACATG TCTCGATATAATGATATCATGACGCAATCCGACAAGGACTTCATTACTCGAATACAAGTCTCACAATTAGTAACTCAAGATCCTTATGCCGACGACTTCTACGCCCAGGTCTATGGCGCTATCATGCGATCCAGGATGGGCCTGGGCTCAGATGATGAACGTGTTTTGAAATTCGGGACTAGTGGTGGTATTGGACTGGGAGTCCCGCAACGAGGTGCAAACCGAAGACCCAACGCCATGCAGCGCATGCAGCAGCAAGTGGAGCGGATAGTCAGTAATGCTAGACGGCGGGAGGAGGAAAAGGGCCTTCATT CCCTACACAGTCTTCAGGGCGCTCTTGGGAAGACTTCTGGTCGAAGTTACAAAGCTGCTCCCCGACAGCTCCTGCAAGTTGATTCCAACTCTTCCCCGACCTTATCCCACGCTCAGACCCATGGGCATATTTCTCATCAAAACGATAATTCCTCTGGTGATGACGCTGCTGCCGAGGCTGCAAAACTGGGCAGAGAAGCTTTAGGTGAACAACATAACGCCGAG ACATCTGACCTTGTGCGCAAGGATCCGTTGTCGCGCAAAGAGGTTCTTGTGACCTTGGAGGCACTGTACGACCTTGTGCTTCAACTTGAACAACTCAAACGTAACCAAGCCCCCCCGGAAGATGAGCAAGCGACGGCGGAATG GCAGAACGAGTTCAAGTCTGTCCTTGATCAAACATGGGTGCTGCTCAAAGTTATGGTACCTCTTGCTACTAG CGATCCGCATCCATTTATCTCCATCTTGAGCATAGCCAAGGGCAAGAAATTATTACCGCGGCTCACCCGACATTTGGACAATCAGCGCATGCTCACTTTATTGACTCTCCTTATTGCGTGTTTCAGTCAACTTGACGTTATCCGTAACGCACCATTTCTGGATAATCCTGAGGATACACCTGATCATTCTGAAGTGGAACGTCAAACGCAAGCTTTCCTATCTGGCGTCATTCAAAGTATATTACCTATAATTGCCAAGGGCAGTTTACGTTTGATATCCGGACTTCTTGGGCTGCTGTTGGATCGTAACGACGTTGTGGCGATTGCAAAAACGAGG CCCGGGCTCGCGCTGTTGACGTTGTTACTGACTAGGGTAGAGGTGATAAAGGAGTCGTTGCACAACGccaccaatatcgaagaactACCCTCCCCTGAAGATGCTGAACAATG GCAATTGATGTTCGATCACTTATTTCAGCTTCTCACACCCcatttccctttccttttcccttcaagTCGGACAATCGATGCTGCAGCTGGTCACATAAAACCTGGAATGGACGCACCTGATCAACCTGTTTGGCAATTCCTCGCGGCGCTAGCGTTGCACGCTGTCACTGAGCAGCATCAAATTCTTGTAACATTGCTTCGGGACAAAGTGCTCGATAATGTCGTTAGTGCGAAGAAAGGATGGGTggctgatgaagaagaacgtcACGCCAAACTTGCCAACGTGGACCTTTTCTTGCACGCTCTTGGCCTAGACAGTTCGCAGATTGCAATGTGA